One segment of Nostoc piscinale CENA21 DNA contains the following:
- a CDS encoding ABC transporter permease — protein MIQPEPDVQLNGWVKTKPLYRNNVISTIIQILTKTLVIAEMEVRKLRHDPTDLVVRAVQPSLWLLIFGQVFTKIRAIPTGDLPYLDFMAAGILAQSVLFVAIFTGGMTLIWERDLGVVHKFLASPTPRVAMVLGKSLACGVRCLSQIFIIYVLALLLGVKLNLYPLAVIQVLLIVLLGAACFCAFSLIIGCLVKTRERMTGIGQLLTMPLFFASNAIYPISMMPNWLKFLSHINPLTYQVDALRGTMLANGSSIYGFGWDCIILLLTLVGLTLICGRLYPRVAM, from the coding sequence GTGATACAGCCAGAACCAGACGTACAGCTCAACGGTTGGGTTAAGACAAAACCTCTTTACCGCAACAATGTGATCTCTACAATTATTCAAATATTGACAAAAACTCTCGTGATTGCAGAGATGGAAGTGCGAAAACTCCGGCATGATCCTACTGATTTAGTAGTTCGAGCCGTGCAACCATCACTGTGGCTGTTGATTTTTGGACAAGTCTTTACCAAGATTCGGGCAATTCCCACAGGTGATTTACCGTATCTAGACTTCATGGCTGCGGGTATTTTAGCGCAGAGTGTGTTATTTGTAGCAATTTTTACAGGTGGGATGACACTAATTTGGGAACGAGACTTAGGAGTTGTGCATAAATTTCTTGCCAGTCCGACACCAAGAGTAGCAATGGTATTAGGTAAATCTTTAGCCTGCGGAGTGCGCTGTTTATCTCAAATATTTATTATATACGTGTTAGCACTCTTATTAGGAGTTAAACTTAATCTTTATCCCTTGGCTGTTATCCAGGTGCTATTAATTGTCCTGTTGGGTGCTGCTTGTTTTTGCGCCTTTTCTTTAATCATCGGTTGTTTAGTAAAAACCAGGGAAAGGATGACAGGAATTGGACAGTTGTTAACGATGCCTTTGTTTTTTGCTAGTAATGCCATCTATCCGATTTCCATGATGCCCAACTGGTTAAAGTTTTTGTCTCATATTAATCCTTTAACATACCAAGTTGATGCACTGCGTGGCACGATGTTAGCCAATGGAAGTAGCATATATGGCTTTGGTTGGGACTGTATAATTCTGTTGCTAACATTAGTAGGCTTGACCTTAATTTGTGGACGACTTTATCCACGGGTAGCAATGTAA
- a CDS encoding aliphatic sulfonate ABC transporter substrate-binding protein, with protein MTKIFNTRRRFIRFGTAGFLGLSTALVLSSCNPTTPQAEKSNTAINVSATSGIKTKVLRMGYQQAGDLVRVTGVLEKRLEPLGIKVEWAQFAQGPQLMEAMNVGKIDLGSVGETPPIFAQAAGADIVYVVGSRRTEKSGRGSAIAVPPDSPIKSIKDIKGQKVVFQKASASHYFIIRALEDVGLKPEDIQVLSIPNVEASSAFLEGKIPVWVTGDPHLARAEKLGKVRIIRTAEGLDTPGGYYIGRKQFAIDNPELLRIVIEEIDKIQRWAEANPKETAKLITPYQKLDPAVMDLVLSRRGYGLRAISPELIREQQRVADYFYKNGLLPKPINIQEAVLTPEQYAAITPTTISQK; from the coding sequence ATGACTAAAATATTCAACACTCGCCGCCGTTTTATTCGGTTTGGTACAGCAGGCTTTTTGGGTTTATCAACTGCCTTGGTTCTCAGTAGTTGCAACCCCACAACCCCGCAAGCAGAAAAATCTAATACCGCAATTAATGTATCAGCTACCAGTGGTATCAAGACGAAAGTGCTGCGGATGGGATATCAACAAGCTGGTGATTTAGTTAGAGTAACAGGAGTATTAGAAAAACGTCTAGAACCTTTGGGTATCAAAGTAGAATGGGCGCAATTTGCTCAAGGGCCACAGCTGATGGAAGCTATGAACGTGGGTAAAATAGATTTAGGTTCTGTGGGAGAAACACCGCCTATCTTTGCCCAAGCGGCTGGTGCTGATATTGTTTATGTGGTTGGTTCACGACGCACCGAAAAAAGTGGTAGAGGAAGTGCGATCGCAGTTCCCCCCGATTCTCCTATTAAGAGCATCAAAGATATTAAGGGGCAGAAAGTAGTTTTTCAAAAAGCTTCTGCTTCTCACTATTTCATAATTAGAGCTTTGGAAGATGTAGGTTTAAAACCTGAAGATATTCAAGTTTTAAGTATACCTAACGTAGAAGCTAGTAGTGCATTTTTAGAAGGCAAAATTCCAGTGTGGGTAACTGGCGATCCTCATTTAGCGAGGGCTGAAAAATTAGGTAAGGTGCGGATTATTAGAACTGCCGAAGGACTTGATACTCCAGGTGGATATTATATCGGTAGGAAACAATTTGCTATCGATAATCCAGAATTACTCCGAATTGTGATTGAGGAAATTGATAAAATTCAACGCTGGGCAGAAGCTAATCCTAAAGAGACAGCAAAATTAATTACGCCTTATCAAAAACTAGATCCAGCAGTGATGGATTTGGTACTTAGTCGTCGTGGCTATGGATTAAGAGCTATTTCGCCTGAGTTAATCAGAGAACAACAAAGAGTTGCTGATTACTTCTATAAAAATGGTTTGCTTCCTAAACCTATAAATATTCAAGAAGCTGTGCTGACACCTGAACAATATGCAGCTATTACTCCTACAACGATTAGTCAGAAATAA
- a CDS encoding iron uptake porin → MLKVLWNYGLVIPAFVNGFFILTSDASATEMLNVSDQNEPLAQVTSVSELYDVQPTDWAFQALQSLVERYGVIAGYPDGTFKGNRALTRYEFAAGLNAALSRLNELIATNTADLVRQEDLATLQKLQAEFASELVALRGKLDALEARTAQVEGNQFSTTTKLVGDATFVVADTFGDRVNNTPADDTKDNTNAVFAYRTRLSFQTSFTGRDQLTTILTQNTIPNLTSTTGTSMTRFTFDAEGREGIYLSQLVYRFPVGKQGTIWIGPRALQPAIFTPTLNASVGGLNGAASRFATFNPTIYRPGFDGAGAAFAYKFNNQLQLNAGYITFDQQANRPDEGNGFFNGNNAALAQLTISPNRQLDIGLTYVHKYFGNGSFNLTGGTGSTFARNPFGQNATKTDNFGLQFNWRASTRFHLGGWFGYTLANQLSNGDNDATIINAALTFGFPDLFKEGNLGGFIIGVPPKVTSNDYRPTPTAARREDPDTSLHLEAFYTFRVNDNIRITPSCYLITKPEHNDANDPIWVGTLRTTFTF, encoded by the coding sequence ATGTTGAAAGTTTTGTGGAATTATGGGCTAGTTATCCCAGCCTTTGTTAATGGATTTTTCATCCTGACTTCAGATGCAAGTGCAACTGAAATGCTAAATGTATCTGATCAAAACGAACCTCTAGCACAAGTGACATCTGTTTCTGAGTTATATGATGTTCAGCCTACAGATTGGGCATTTCAAGCTTTACAGTCTTTAGTTGAACGCTACGGTGTAATTGCAGGCTATCCAGATGGCACATTTAAAGGTAATCGTGCCTTAACGCGTTATGAATTTGCGGCTGGTTTAAATGCAGCTTTAAGCCGACTCAACGAACTAATTGCTACAAATACGGCAGATTTGGTACGTCAGGAAGATTTAGCTACTTTGCAAAAGTTGCAAGCAGAATTTGCTTCGGAATTGGTAGCTTTACGAGGTAAGCTAGACGCTTTGGAAGCACGCACTGCCCAGGTAGAAGGCAATCAGTTTTCTACAACTACCAAATTGGTGGGTGATGCAACATTTGTGGTAGCTGATACATTTGGCGATCGCGTTAATAATACTCCAGCTGATGACACTAAAGATAATACCAATGCTGTTTTTGCCTACCGCACTAGACTTTCCTTCCAAACTAGCTTTACTGGCAGAGATCAACTAACAACAATTCTGACACAGAACACTATCCCTAACTTAACCAGCACTACGGGAACCTCAATGACCCGTTTTACTTTTGATGCTGAAGGCAGAGAAGGAATATATCTCAGTCAGTTAGTTTATCGTTTCCCAGTAGGTAAACAGGGAACTATTTGGATAGGCCCTAGGGCTTTGCAACCAGCTATTTTTACACCAACCTTAAATGCCTCAGTGGGTGGACTAAATGGAGCGGCTTCAAGATTTGCCACTTTTAACCCTACTATCTATCGACCAGGTTTTGATGGTGCTGGCGCAGCTTTTGCCTATAAGTTTAACAATCAGTTGCAATTAAACGCAGGTTATATTACCTTTGATCAGCAAGCCAATAGGCCAGACGAAGGTAATGGATTCTTCAATGGCAACAATGCTGCACTAGCTCAATTGACCATATCACCCAATCGTCAGCTAGATATTGGTCTAACCTACGTACATAAATACTTTGGTAACGGATCTTTTAATCTTACTGGTGGGACAGGTAGTACCTTTGCTAGAAATCCTTTTGGGCAAAATGCTACAAAAACTGACAATTTTGGACTTCAATTTAACTGGAGAGCTAGTACGCGCTTTCACTTAGGTGGTTGGTTTGGTTATACCCTGGCTAATCAACTAAGCAATGGAGATAATGATGCAACTATAATCAATGCTGCGCTTACATTTGGCTTTCCAGATTTGTTTAAAGAAGGCAATCTTGGTGGGTTCATTATTGGTGTGCCACCCAAAGTGACTAGCAATGATTATCGTCCAACGCCCACAGCCGCCCGTCGAGAAGATCCAGATACTTCTTTACATTTAGAAGCTTTTTACACATTCCGAGTCAATGACAATATCAGAATTACCCCAAGTTGTTACCTAATTACCAAGCCTGAACATAACGATGCCAACGATCCCATCTGGGTAGGGACTCTCCGCACTACTTTTACTTTCTAA
- a CDS encoding LLM class flavin-dependent oxidoreductase: MSKKRQFRLGAFIQATGHHVSAWRHPDAQIDAGLNFEHYKEITQTAERGLFDAVFLADSPGVWGGAPETQKRNGKLVHFEPVTLFSALSAVTKNIGFIATASTTYEQPYTLARKFASLDYLSKGRAGWNVVTTGNENAAANFGLEHHPEHSQRYERAQEFVEVVKGLWDSWEDDAFIRDRESGVYFDPNKLHILNHKGKHFSVKGPLNVARPPQGYPVIVQAGASEAGRELAAQTAEVIFTANQTLADAQEFYADLKGRLTKYGRSPDDLKIMPGAFPIIGRTEEEAQEKYEFIQSLIHPDVAWGILRNYYKGVDLSQYSLDDLAPELPNDTNNNKSRLKLVKDLATRGTLTLRQLYLALATARGHRTIIGTPESIADQLEEWFNNGAADGFNIMPPILPTGLDDFVNLVVPILQKRGLFRTEYEGSTLRENLGLPRPVNQFAIKQKQVDERLVLA, translated from the coding sequence ATGAGCAAAAAACGCCAGTTTCGTTTAGGTGCATTTATTCAAGCCACTGGACATCATGTTTCGGCTTGGCGACATCCAGATGCACAAATAGACGCTGGGTTAAATTTCGAGCATTACAAAGAAATTACCCAGACTGCCGAACGTGGCTTATTCGATGCAGTGTTTTTGGCGGACAGTCCAGGGGTTTGGGGTGGCGCACCAGAAACTCAAAAACGCAATGGTAAGCTTGTTCATTTTGAGCCTGTCACCCTCTTTTCGGCCTTGTCTGCTGTTACCAAAAACATCGGTTTTATTGCTACTGCCTCAACTACCTACGAACAACCCTACACATTGGCTCGTAAGTTTGCCTCTTTAGATTATTTAAGTAAAGGCCGGGCAGGGTGGAATGTAGTCACCACAGGTAATGAAAATGCGGCTGCTAATTTTGGACTTGAGCATCATCCAGAACATAGCCAACGCTACGAACGCGCCCAAGAGTTTGTAGAAGTAGTGAAAGGTTTATGGGATAGTTGGGAAGATGATGCCTTTATCCGTGATAGAGAATCTGGTGTTTATTTCGACCCTAATAAACTGCATATCCTCAACCACAAAGGTAAACATTTTTCTGTCAAAGGCCCCTTGAACGTCGCTCGTCCGCCCCAAGGCTATCCAGTAATTGTGCAAGCAGGAGCTTCGGAAGCAGGACGAGAATTAGCAGCACAGACTGCTGAGGTGATTTTTACGGCGAATCAAACCCTAGCTGATGCCCAAGAATTTTACGCTGATCTCAAAGGTAGACTCACAAAATATGGGCGTTCTCCAGACGATCTAAAAATTATGCCTGGGGCTTTTCCGATCATTGGTCGGACTGAAGAAGAAGCTCAAGAAAAATACGAATTCATCCAATCGTTAATTCATCCCGATGTAGCTTGGGGTATTTTGCGAAACTATTACAAAGGTGTCGATTTGTCGCAATATTCTCTAGATGACCTAGCACCTGAGTTACCTAATGATACTAACAACAACAAGAGCCGTCTAAAACTAGTAAAAGATTTAGCTACTCGTGGGACTCTCACATTGCGCCAGTTATATTTGGCTCTAGCTACTGCAAGAGGTCATCGCACAATAATTGGTACTCCTGAAAGTATTGCCGACCAACTCGAAGAATGGTTCAACAATGGTGCAGCAGATGGTTTTAATATCATGCCGCCCATCTTGCCTACAGGGTTAGATGACTTTGTAAATCTAGTAGTTCCTATTCTTCAGAAACGTGGTCTATTCCGTACTGAATACGAAGGCAGTACCTTGCGGGAAAACTTGGGGTTGCCTCGTCCGGTTAATCAATTTGCTATCAAACAAAAACAAGTGGATGAAAGATTGGTACTGGCGTAA
- a CDS encoding aldo/keto reductase has translation MTLPTTKLGKTGLTVSRLCLGTMTFGLQTDEETSRRILDTAAEAGINFLDTADVYPLGGGLATAGSTEEIIGRWLKGKREHFILATKAVGRVGTAPWDQGASRKHILDAIDASLKRLGTDYVDLYQLHSDDASTPLDETLEALDTIVRAGKVRYIGVSNFLAYRLARALGRAEVRNLTRFVSIQPRYNLLFREIERELLPLAQEEGLGVIPYNPLAGGLLTGKHNQAQGPTTGTRFTLGTAAERYQERYWRDREFNTVEELRTVAEFAGLSLTTLAVAWVLANPIITAPIIGASRPEQLADTLKATEVKLDENLKQKLDDITAEYRKGDSLR, from the coding sequence ATGACTTTACCAACAACTAAACTCGGTAAAACGGGATTGACTGTTTCCCGTCTCTGTCTGGGTACAATGACTTTCGGCTTGCAGACAGATGAAGAAACTTCCAGACGTATCCTCGATACTGCGGCTGAAGCTGGTATCAATTTTCTCGATACAGCCGATGTTTATCCGCTTGGCGGAGGATTAGCTACGGCTGGTAGTACCGAAGAAATTATTGGGCGTTGGCTTAAAGGTAAACGCGAACATTTTATCTTAGCTACAAAGGCTGTTGGTCGGGTTGGCACTGCGCCTTGGGATCAAGGTGCATCTCGCAAACATATTTTAGATGCGATCGATGCTTCCCTAAAAAGATTGGGAACTGATTATGTTGACTTGTACCAATTGCATTCTGATGATGCTTCAACTCCTCTAGATGAAACTCTAGAAGCATTGGATACTATAGTTCGTGCTGGGAAAGTACGCTATATCGGGGTTTCTAATTTCTTGGCTTATCGACTTGCTCGTGCTTTGGGTCGTGCCGAGGTGAGAAATTTGACTCGTTTTGTCTCGATTCAGCCCCGCTACAATTTGTTGTTCCGCGAGATTGAGAGAGAACTTCTGCCCTTAGCGCAAGAAGAAGGATTAGGTGTAATTCCTTACAATCCTTTAGCTGGTGGTCTACTTACTGGCAAACATAACCAGGCTCAAGGCCCCACCACCGGGACTCGTTTTACCTTGGGTACTGCCGCAGAACGTTATCAAGAACGTTACTGGCGCGATCGCGAGTTTAATACTGTTGAGGAATTACGCACAGTTGCAGAGTTCGCCGGATTGTCACTCACTACTTTAGCAGTAGCTTGGGTGTTGGCTAATCCGATTATTACTGCCCCCATCATTGGTGCTAGCCGTCCAGAACAACTAGCTGACACACTCAAAGCAACAGAAGTCAAACTCGACGAAAATTTGAAACAAAAGCTAGACGACATCACAGCCGAATACCGCAAGGGAGATTCTCTGCGTTAG
- a CDS encoding GNAT family N-acetyltransferase, which produces MLKISQAKLHDYENIKAFYKQCGYGGDLSEEALTFIAQLEERIVGAVRLCPNTGFFVLRGMQVLASFQHQGFGTQLLQACTEQLVDQVCYCIPWQHLKLFYQQVGFQEVSLIEVPDFLCERFNNYISRGMNVILMRRLPTVIMLGRN; this is translated from the coding sequence ATGCTAAAAATTAGCCAAGCAAAGTTGCATGATTATGAAAATATTAAAGCTTTTTACAAACAATGTGGTTACGGGGGCGATCTGAGTGAGGAAGCATTAACATTCATTGCCCAATTGGAGGAGAGAATTGTTGGTGCAGTACGTTTGTGTCCAAATACTGGGTTCTTTGTGCTTAGGGGAATGCAGGTTTTAGCTTCGTTTCAGCATCAGGGTTTTGGTACGCAGCTACTTCAAGCTTGTACTGAGCAGCTTGTCGATCAAGTTTGTTACTGCATTCCGTGGCAGCATTTGAAATTGTTCTATCAACAAGTAGGGTTTCAAGAAGTTTCACTGATAGAGGTTCCAGACTTCTTGTGTGAGCGATTTAATAACTACATTTCTAGAGGAATGAATGTGATTCTCATGCGTCGGTTGCCAACTGTAATAATGTTAGGGAGAAACTGA
- a CDS encoding ABC transporter ATP-binding protein — translation MIRRNRRSFNKIPRSSQSFQRAADAPPLPDTTFKFICYFVNQFRWWYVAMVILEVIHATCGIMLPYAIGEIIRSVTRSPGDSQEIFHAVSQPLMLFIALSLGEVVFGRSAGLLQTILHPIHRQHIVRSLYAYLQHHSHRYLSSSFAGSLAHRISETSLGVTQTMQMLISEFMAVIIVYIVATILLYRAYPPLAALVGTWAVLFISISFWLATRCRIYSRRAAAARSETTGIIVDAVTNLTSSKLFARLGFERRYLNERLRQELKEVRKSNWYSERIRWFQYISAAILKIGTLYYSLLLWSQGKIAAADFVVATSLSLLIISEARNLSKRFLEFFEHIGNIANGVLTIVQPHELIDRDNAIAHSITQGQIEFRQVNFSYSLGKKVFDNLSITIQPGERVGLVGFSGSGKSTFVNLILRQFDPQSGQILIDGVDIQDMTQDALHSQISLIPQDPSLFHRTLIENIRYGRIDAADEAVIEAARQAYAHDFIAQIKEGYDSLVGERGVKLSGGQRQRIAIARVILKDAPILILDEATSSLDSITEKAIQDTLDSMMDGKTVIVVAHRLSTIAHLDRILVFDQGRIIEDGTHTTLLARRGAYYKLWKMQAGGFLPVGVNN, via the coding sequence GTGATACGCCGCAATCGCCGTTCTTTCAACAAAATTCCTCGTTCATCTCAATCCTTTCAACGTGCTGCCGATGCGCCACCCTTGCCAGATACGACCTTTAAGTTCATTTGCTATTTCGTGAACCAGTTCCGCTGGTGGTATGTGGCAATGGTGATTTTGGAGGTAATACACGCAACTTGTGGCATTATGTTGCCTTATGCCATTGGCGAAATCATCCGGAGTGTGACGCGATCGCCAGGGGACAGTCAGGAGATTTTTCATGCTGTCAGCCAACCTCTGATGTTGTTCATCGCCTTGAGTTTGGGTGAAGTGGTATTTGGGCGATCGGCTGGACTTTTGCAGACTATCCTCCATCCAATCCACCGACAGCACATCGTCCGCTCGCTATATGCTTACTTGCAACATCATTCCCATCGCTATCTAAGCAGCAGTTTTGCAGGCTCATTGGCGCATCGAATTAGCGAAACTTCTCTGGGTGTCACACAGACGATGCAAATGCTAATTAGTGAATTTATGGCAGTAATTATCGTGTATATCGTCGCTACGATTTTACTGTATCGCGCCTATCCTCCTCTGGCTGCACTCGTGGGAACGTGGGCCGTTCTGTTCATCAGTATTTCGTTCTGGTTGGCAACTCGCTGCCGAATTTACTCCCGCAGAGCCGCAGCAGCAAGAAGTGAAACAACTGGCATCATCGTAGATGCGGTAACAAATCTTACTAGTAGCAAACTATTTGCTCGCCTGGGTTTTGAACGACGTTATTTAAATGAGCGATTAAGGCAAGAACTCAAAGAGGTGAGAAAGTCTAACTGGTACTCGGAGCGAATTCGCTGGTTTCAGTATATCTCAGCAGCAATCCTGAAAATTGGCACTTTGTATTACTCGCTCTTACTCTGGAGTCAGGGTAAAATTGCTGCCGCTGATTTTGTTGTCGCCACCAGTTTGTCACTGTTAATCATCAGTGAAGCCCGAAATTTAAGTAAACGGTTTCTCGAATTTTTTGAACATATCGGTAATATTGCTAATGGCGTTCTGACTATTGTTCAACCCCATGAACTTATTGATCGAGATAATGCGATCGCTCACTCAATCACTCAGGGACAGATTGAGTTTCGCCAGGTGAATTTTAGCTACTCACTTGGAAAAAAAGTATTTGACAACCTTTCTATAACCATCCAACCAGGAGAGCGTGTCGGACTGGTTGGCTTTTCTGGCTCTGGAAAATCCACCTTCGTCAATCTGATTTTGCGTCAATTCGACCCCCAATCTGGACAGATTCTTATTGATGGGGTTGATATTCAAGATATGACTCAAGATGCCCTACACTCCCAAATTAGCTTGATTCCTCAAGATCCATCTCTGTTCCATCGGACATTAATAGAAAATATTCGTTATGGGCGAATAGATGCGGCCGACGAGGCAGTGATTGAGGCAGCACGTCAAGCCTATGCTCACGATTTTATCGCTCAGATTAAAGAAGGGTATGATTCTTTGGTGGGTGAACGTGGTGTCAAACTTTCTGGAGGGCAAAGACAAAGGATTGCGATCGCACGAGTTATCCTCAAAGATGCGCCGATCCTGATTCTTGATGAAGCCACCTCCAGCCTCGATTCCATCACTGAAAAAGCGATCCAAGATACTTTAGATTCAATGATGGATGGGAAAACCGTGATTGTAGTAGCGCATAGACTATCTACTATTGCCCATCTAGACCGCATTTTGGTATTTGACCAAGGTCGCATTATCGAAGATGGCACTCATACCACACTGTTAGCACGCCGTGGTGCTTACTACAAGTTATGGAAAATGCAGGCAGGTGGATTCTTACCTGTAGGAGTTAATAACTAG
- a CDS encoding amidohydrolase family protein — MTEYSRLKTSRSAAIRATLDYPVIDTDVHTNDFTPALEDYIANYGGAKLVDELRKAESSRLNSKVNGKDWYQQTPEERQYNRTIRSPWWARVTRNTLDLATYTLPELFYERQAEQGSDYSVLFPNNVLAPAGARPEHRQALQRAVNHYHADLYRKYSDRLTVVAGIPMTTPQEAVEELEFAVKTLGLKVANIPGGVKRPIKAIADKYPADQYPEIAKYASYIDFYGLDSEYDYDPFWAKAVELGVPITTHYGSQGWTGRSSISNYMNNHIGHFADGSQAFAKALFFGGVTKRFPQLRVAMLEGGADWGAHVYIHLVDRFSKRSLKGLQNYNPELTNANELYELFTRFGSEFLEAHTLSKEELTKSVLGSSFNRHSRSPVGSELEDFAAAGIESIEDIRDRWVNTFFFGSESDDRTIGAAFNDKANPLGVKINAIYSSDVGHWDVPDLTDPLAESWDLVQEGVISEADFKAYVFGNPYKFYTQANPDFFKGTAIESKVNNLVSPQADKNLVVA, encoded by the coding sequence ATGACTGAATATAGCAGATTGAAAACTTCCCGCTCCGCAGCAATTAGAGCAACTTTAGATTATCCAGTCATTGACACCGACGTTCACACCAATGATTTCACTCCAGCACTTGAAGATTACATCGCTAATTACGGTGGTGCCAAACTCGTAGACGAATTACGCAAAGCTGAATCTTCTCGTCTTAATTCCAAAGTTAACGGTAAAGACTGGTATCAACAAACCCCAGAAGAACGTCAATACAACCGCACAATTCGTTCTCCTTGGTGGGCGAGAGTTACCCGCAATACGTTGGATTTAGCTACTTATACCTTGCCCGAACTCTTTTATGAGCGTCAGGCAGAACAGGGATCAGATTATTCGGTACTCTTTCCGAATAATGTTCTTGCACCAGCTGGAGCTAGACCAGAACATCGCCAAGCACTGCAACGGGCTGTAAATCACTATCATGCTGACTTGTATCGCAAATATAGCGATCGCCTGACGGTGGTAGCTGGTATCCCCATGACTACTCCTCAAGAAGCGGTTGAAGAGTTAGAATTTGCTGTAAAAACACTAGGACTTAAAGTAGCAAATATTCCTGGTGGTGTAAAACGGCCAATTAAGGCGATCGCAGATAAATATCCCGCAGACCAATACCCTGAAATCGCCAAGTATGCCTCATATATTGATTTCTACGGCTTGGATAGTGAATACGACTACGATCCATTCTGGGCAAAAGCCGTTGAATTAGGTGTACCGATTACTACCCATTACGGTAGTCAAGGTTGGACGGGACGCTCCTCTATCAGCAACTACATGAACAACCATATCGGTCACTTTGCTGATGGTTCACAAGCATTTGCTAAAGCACTGTTCTTTGGTGGTGTTACCAAGCGTTTCCCACAGTTGCGTGTAGCTATGCTTGAAGGTGGCGCAGACTGGGGCGCACACGTCTACATTCATTTAGTAGACCGTTTCTCCAAGCGCAGTCTCAAAGGATTACAAAATTACAACCCAGAACTCACCAATGCTAATGAGTTGTATGAGTTGTTTACACGTTTTGGTAGCGAGTTCCTAGAAGCCCATACGCTGAGTAAAGAAGAACTAACAAAGAGTGTTTTAGGTTCTTCCTTCAACCGCCACAGCCGTTCACCCGTTGGTAGCGAACTAGAAGACTTTGCGGCGGCTGGAATTGAAAGCATTGAAGATATTCGCGATCGCTGGGTGAATACTTTCTTCTTTGGTTCGGAATCTGATGATCGCACAATCGGAGCCGCATTCAACGACAAAGCCAATCCCTTGGGTGTGAAAATCAACGCCATCTACTCCTCCGATGTCGGTCACTGGGATGTACCAGACTTGACAGATCCTCTAGCAGAAAGCTGGGATTTGGTGCAAGAAGGAGTAATTTCCGAAGCTGACTTTAAAGCTTATGTCTTCGGTAATCCCTATAAGTTCTACACCCAAGCTAACCCCGACTTTTTCAAGGGTACAGCGATTGAATCCAAGGTGAACAACCTTGTATCTCCACAAGCTGACAAAAACCTTGTAGTAGCTTAA
- a CDS encoding dienelactone hydrolase family protein → MAIERRSGLLPYLFSAVAEDANKPAPLVVFLHGARDRGNDLDVLLKWGLPRFVHESSPLPYFFLAPQLPEGQTWVERESDVIALLDNFIASRPIDPSRVILSGFSLGTAGAWHIAASHPGRFAGLVAVSGRVPKTLDISQLTALKEIPIQIFQGGKDEKLTVEDTQQIVDTLRAAGGKVNFTLLPEGDHFIADEVYTELKLQQWFVSQSRRQASVVV, encoded by the coding sequence ATGGCTATCGAACGTCGTTCTGGTTTATTGCCTTATCTGTTCTCAGCTGTTGCTGAAGATGCTAACAAACCTGCACCTTTGGTTGTGTTTTTGCATGGCGCACGCGATCGCGGTAATGATTTAGATGTACTGCTAAAGTGGGGTTTACCTCGTTTTGTGCATGAATCCAGCCCCTTACCTTACTTCTTTTTAGCACCCCAACTTCCTGAAGGGCAGACTTGGGTGGAGCGAGAATCAGATGTAATTGCTTTGTTGGATAATTTTATCGCCTCCCGGCCTATCGATCCGTCCCGTGTCATCTTATCTGGATTTAGTTTAGGTACGGCTGGGGCATGGCACATTGCTGCTTCTCATCCTGGTCGTTTTGCTGGACTGGTAGCTGTATCTGGTCGTGTTCCCAAAACTTTAGACATCAGCCAGCTAACTGCACTCAAGGAAATTCCGATCCAAATATTCCAAGGTGGCAAGGACGAGAAATTGACAGTTGAAGATACGCAGCAGATTGTCGATACCTTGCGTGCAGCTGGCGGTAAAGTAAATTTTACTTTACTACCTGAAGGGGATCATTTCATAGCTGATGAAGTTTACACTGAATTGAAATTGCAGCAGTGGTTTGTTTCTCAGAGTCGTCGTCAAGCTTCTGTAGTTGTCTGA